The window CCAATGTAGATGGCAACGTGGTAGGTTGCTCCTGCATTGCCCCAGAACAAGAGATCGCCAGGTTTTGCCTGAGATACAGAATGCTTTGAAACATAACTTTCTTGAGAAACTGTGTAATGAGGCAAAGTAATTCCCGCAGCATGTTGGAAAACATACGATACTAATCCGGAACAATCAAATCCAGCAGTTGTGCTTCCACCCCAAACGTAAGGAATATTTTCTTTGGATAACTGAAGCGCTAAATTAACAACAGCCTGAGCAGTCGAAGTCGAACTACTAGAAGAACTAGTCGTAACATTAGTTTTACTTAAAGCAGCTGTAACTGCGGCTTTAGCGGCAACCGAACTAGTGGCAGAAGCAGCTGAACTAGCCGAAGCTGAAGAAGCAACTGAACTTGGTACAGCTGAACTTGCAACAGAAGAAGTCGAACTAGTAACAGAAGCAACTGAAGAAACAGCAGAAGAAGAGCTGGCAATGGAAGCGCTAGAAGAAACTGAACTTGGTACAGCTGAACTTGCAACAGAAGAAGTCGAACTAGTAACAGAAGCAACAGCAGAAGAAGAGCTGGCAATGGAAGCGCTAGAAGAAACTGAACTGGTAGCGGCCGAAGATGCTGTAGCTGTACTAGTTGGGATTTGAATTATTTGACCAATCTGAATTAAACTCTTGCCACCGTTGTTTGCAACCAACTCATTTACATCGGCACCAGTTTTCTGGGCAATTGACCAAAGCGAATCGCCTGCCTGAACCGTATAACTCGTATCCGAAACAGTCTCACTGCTGCTTGCAACAGAAGTGGAATTTGAAGCTTGGCTAGCCGAAGATGTTGAAGAAGAAGCTGCACTACTTTCAGCCGTCTTTTGGGCCGGAGTTGACGCTGCATCATCATCAGGAAGTACCAATGTATCTCCTGCAACAATCAAATTTGGATCAGAAATTTTGTTTTCCGATGCCAAGGCATTAACAGAAGTATTATTATCGTTGGCTAAGCTCCACAATGTATCACCGCTCTTAATCGTATACGATTTAGCCTGAGCTGTTACCGCAGCTGTTCCGGTGACACCCAATGCAGAAATCGCCGTAATCAATGCTTTTGATTTTAAAGAAGATTTTTTCATTTCCACCTCGTACGCTTACTAATTTTAGACGCTTTGACAGCGTTTTGGGTTGCAACGAGATTACAATTTTTCTCTCATTATCCTCAAACATATGTTTGAGCTTTTTAAAAAATTATTCATTTTTTGCGAACACATGGTTGAAAAAAATTGAGTTGTATATTACAAATTTACATTTTATTAAAAAAGCACTACTTTAATAAAAAATAGCGCTTTATGTATATTACAAAAATATTACATATCAGACTTCAGGACACCGCCTAAAGCATAATGATTTGCTTCAAATTCACGAATTACTATGTGAACCGCTTCGGGCTTGGCCTTGGCATCTTCAACCATTACAGTGGTAATATCTTTCACAATTTGTTTAATCTGCTCATGCGAACGTCCTTTTAACATATCAATTTGAATTTCCGGCATCAACTTTTACCTTTCCCTTTTTAATGTCAGCTTGGCGGTCAGGATCAAGCCATAAACCACTAACTGAAACAGTACTTAATATATCAATAAAAGCATGTGGATCAATTTCACGAACGATGTTTTCCATCTCGTAAAGCTCAACACGGTTAATCACCATGAACAATGTCGAAGATTTATGCCGGGAAAAAGCTCCAGTTGACGGAAGAATCGTAATTCCTCGAACTAATTCATTCTGAAGCGCTTTAACCAGCGGACCAGCATTTTCAGTCACAATCAAGGTGGTTAATTTTCGTTGACCGGTATAAATTGCATCTATAACCTGGCCTGTAGCAAAAATGCCGATTAAAGTATATAAAGCATTCGGCCAGCCAATAAAAATACCGGCAATCAAAACAATTGAAGCATTAATTGTATTACTAATAACACCGACAGATCGTCCGGTCTTTTTTTGGACAATCATTGCGATAATATCC of the Oenococcus sp. UCMA 16435 genome contains:
- a CDS encoding DUF1175 family protein codes for the protein MEMKKSSLKSKALITAISALGVTGTAAVTAQAKSYTIKSGDTLWSLANDNNTSVNALASENKISDPNLIVAGDTLVLPDDDAASTPAQKTAESSAASSSTSSASQASNSTSVASSSETVSDTSYTVQAGDSLWSIAQKTGADVNELVANNGGKSLIQIGQIIQIPTSTATASSAATSSVSSSASIASSSSAVASVTSSTSSVASSAVPSSVSSSASIASSSSAVSSVASVTSSTSSVASSAVPSSVASSASASSAASATSSVAAKAAVTAALSKTNVTTSSSSSSTSTAQAVVNLALQLSKENIPYVWGGSTTAGFDCSGLVSYVFQHAAGITLPHYTVSQESYVSKHSVSQAKPGDLLFWGNAGATYHVAIYIGNNQYVAAPEPGMNVEVETISSYFMPSFAGTVIK
- a CDS encoding 4-oxalocrotonate tautomerase — its product is MPEIQIDMLKGRSHEQIKQIVKDITTVMVEDAKAKPEAVHIVIREFEANHYALGGVLKSDM
- a CDS encoding YitT family protein; the protein is MTIKKIQNSIPQLVVQLFILIFTALLEVIAMNMFLNPNHIFTGGFNGISQLLSIASKHLFGFQINTGIFILLTSVVIGFFGWKMVGSRFTILSTANSVLTSLFIVYFPVINIAKSVLLASLFSGVLMGLATGLSMRFGLSTGGMDIIAMIVQKKTGRSVGVISNTINASIVLIAGIFIGWPNALYTLIGIFATGQVIDAIYTGQRKLTTLIVTENAGPLVKALQNELVRGITILPSTGAFSRHKSSTLFMVINRVELYEMENIVREIDPHAFIDILSTVSVSGLWLDPDRQADIKKGKVKVDAGNSN